From one Halothece sp. PCC 7418 genomic stretch:
- a CDS encoding RRXRR domain-containing protein: MNRIPVVSKDGQPLMPTKPSRARKWIESGRAISKWSDLGLYYVQLLQEPSGTETQPVVAGLDPGKSYSGVGVQSAKCTLLQLHLILPFGRVRSRMDQRRLLRRSRRSRRINRDVPFKLRNHRQKRFDNRRGKKLAPSIRASRQLEIRVVKEIASIYPITAIGYEKVRADVDLTSGRKGARSGKGFSPVMIGQQFCISELEKIAPVYVREGWQKDGNGTSQLRTALGLVKDKQNKSEAKPETHSVDGVALACGYFIQFRRFHSSCGHGKTWKGKVTTTNSQFRIITRPGAVKRGKEYGVFRRQLHFEIPGQNGVRKRKGGTITPWGFRVGDLVRATKGKTESIGYIGGYSEVNKVMSLYDWQWKRIGQFSVSKTTLIRRSNGLCVA, encoded by the coding sequence ATGAACCGAATTCCCGTAGTTTCCAAAGATGGGCAACCGCTAATGCCGACCAAGCCCAGTCGGGCCCGTAAATGGATAGAGTCAGGTCGTGCTATTAGCAAGTGGAGCGATTTGGGCCTGTACTACGTTCAGTTGCTTCAAGAACCATCAGGAACTGAAACTCAACCCGTCGTGGCGGGACTAGACCCTGGCAAATCTTATTCTGGGGTTGGGGTACAGTCGGCAAAATGCACACTGCTCCAACTGCATCTCATTTTGCCATTTGGTAGAGTTCGATCTCGAATGGATCAACGTCGCTTATTGCGTCGTAGTCGTCGTTCCCGACGCATCAATCGGGATGTGCCCTTCAAACTGAGAAATCATCGCCAAAAGCGGTTCGATAATCGCAGAGGCAAAAAGCTAGCTCCCTCTATTCGAGCATCCAGACAACTGGAAATTCGAGTGGTGAAGGAGATTGCCAGCATTTACCCCATAACCGCCATTGGTTATGAGAAAGTGAGGGCTGATGTTGACCTGACCAGTGGGCGCAAGGGTGCGCGTTCTGGTAAGGGCTTTTCTCCCGTGATGATTGGACAGCAATTCTGTATCTCAGAACTCGAAAAGATAGCTCCTGTTTATGTGCGTGAAGGATGGCAGAAAGACGGCAACGGCACTTCTCAGCTTCGCACTGCATTAGGACTGGTGAAGGATAAGCAAAATAAGTCTGAAGCCAAGCCCGAAACCCATTCTGTTGATGGTGTTGCTTTGGCTTGCGGGTACTTCATTCAATTTCGGCGTTTTCACAGTTCTTGTGGTCACGGTAAAACTTGGAAGGGTAAGGTAACCACAACCAATTCTCAGTTTCGCATCATCACTCGCCCTGGTGCAGTCAAGCGTGGCAAGGAGTACGGCGTATTCCGTCGCCAGCTTCACTTTGAGATTCCAGGTCAAAACGGAGTTAGGAAGCGCAAAGGCGGAACTATTACCCCTTGGGGGTTTAGGGTGGGTGACTTAGTTCGTGCTACTAAAGGTAAAACCGAGTCCATCGGGTACATTGGCGGCTACAGCGAAGTCAATAAAGTTATGTCGCTGTATGACTGGCAATGGAAGCGAATCGGGCAGTTTTCGGTGTCAAAAACAACGTTAATCAGGAGGTCAAATGGTCTATGCGTAGCCTAA
- a CDS encoding thermonuclease family protein codes for MSVLLFSSLVTLNAKSSQIPATVASVIDGDTIKVIEKGEEVTVRLACIDAPERGQRGREESVQWMERLLSIGDAVELRLITTGRYGRQIAEVYQQGQLVNLKLVRSGQAVVYEDYIDPCDANRYRNAQEQAQRSRQGIWAYHNPIMPWNYRRGERHQPIPTTTTAENLPSCIDGDCDCKHFSTQAQAQQVLTRFPEDPHRLDGDNDGVACESLP; via the coding sequence GTGAGTGTACTACTTTTTTCCTCTCTGGTCACTCTCAATGCTAAATCTTCACAAATTCCTGCAACAGTAGCGTCTGTTATCGATGGGGATACGATTAAGGTCATTGAGAAGGGAGAAGAAGTTACAGTGCGGTTGGCTTGTATTGATGCGCCAGAAAGAGGACAACGGGGAAGAGAAGAATCAGTACAGTGGATGGAAAGGTTATTATCAATTGGTGATGCGGTGGAACTACGTTTAATCACAACGGGTCGTTATGGGCGACAAATTGCGGAAGTGTATCAGCAGGGACAACTGGTGAATTTGAAACTGGTGAGATCAGGACAAGCTGTGGTTTATGAAGACTATATTGACCCCTGTGATGCCAACCGTTATCGTAATGCTCAAGAACAAGCGCAGCGATCGCGCCAAGGAATCTGGGCATATCATAATCCCATTATGCCTTGGAATTATCGCCGAGGAGAACGTCATCAGCCCATTCCGACCACAACAACGGCTGAAAATCTTCCCAGTTGTATTGATGGCGACTGTGACTGTAAACATTTTTCCACACAAGCCCAAGCGCAACAGGTTTTAACTCGCTTTCCCGAAGATCCCCATCGCTTAGATGGAGATAATGATGGTGTTGCTTGTGAAAGTCTTCCCTAG
- a CDS encoding peroxiredoxin family protein, protein MLTLTNFSGLLNQRFFNNFFPLPASSPLILGLKTPNFELPDITNDQQIKLNDYRDQKPVIIAFTRIFTDKQYCPLCYPHIVELNQRYQEFTERGIEVLMITSTDVPQSKQVVQDLGMKLPLLSNPTCSVFRKYGVGQALGAPLPAQFVLDQEGTLLYKHLFSFLDPNASVDQLLSVFPAEEKTPVTTQSEETS, encoded by the coding sequence ATGTTAACTTTAACTAATTTTAGCGGTTTATTGAATCAACGCTTTTTCAATAACTTTTTTCCCCTTCCTGCGAGTAGTCCTCTGATTCTTGGCTTAAAAACGCCAAATTTTGAACTTCCTGATATCACAAATGATCAACAAATCAAACTCAATGACTATCGCGATCAAAAACCAGTCATAATCGCTTTTACGCGCATTTTTACTGACAAGCAATATTGTCCCCTTTGTTACCCTCATATTGTTGAATTAAACCAACGCTATCAAGAATTTACAGAGCGAGGGATTGAAGTTTTAATGATTACGAGTACAGATGTTCCACAAAGCAAACAAGTGGTTCAAGACTTAGGAATGAAGTTACCCTTACTGAGTAATCCCACTTGCAGTGTCTTCCGTAAGTATGGCGTTGGTCAGGCTTTAGGCGCACCTTTACCCGCCCAATTTGTGTTAGATCAAGAAGGAACATTACTGTATAAACATCTGTTTTCTTTTCTTGATCCAAATGCAAGTGTCGATCAGTTATTATCTGTTTTTCCTGCTGAAGAAAAGACACCAGTAACCACTCAAAGTGAAGAAACTTCTTAA
- a CDS encoding tetratricopeptide repeat protein — MRLKHLGLGLGLILFSASPIIALEQKKTFYQESEFLIAHVNPEVMRILNETIEKNPDDPQPYLQRGLAFNHLEEYQKAIQDFNQVIKLDSDNVDAYNFRGTMHYRLGQYEQALADYNQAMKLDSDYALLYFNRGYVKVELGEIESAIADFETGANLSKQQGDLNTYQQAQALIEKVKVSPESIRPTEPNHTHN, encoded by the coding sequence ATGAGGCTCAAACATTTAGGGTTGGGGTTGGGATTAATTTTATTTTCTGCATCCCCAATCATCGCTTTGGAACAGAAAAAAACATTTTATCAGGAATCAGAATTTCTCATTGCTCATGTGAATCCAGAAGTGATGAGAATTCTCAATGAGACGATTGAAAAAAATCCTGATGATCCCCAACCTTATTTACAGCGAGGATTAGCATTTAATCATTTAGAAGAATATCAAAAAGCGATTCAAGATTTTAATCAGGTGATTAAACTGGATTCCGATAATGTGGATGCTTATAATTTTCGGGGAACAATGCACTATCGTTTAGGACAGTATGAGCAAGCCCTTGCGGATTATAATCAAGCAATGAAACTTGATTCTGATTATGCGTTGTTGTATTTTAATCGCGGTTATGTCAAGGTTGAATTAGGGGAAATTGAAAGCGCGATCGCGGATTTTGAAACAGGAGCAAATCTGTCCAAACAACAGGGGGATCTCAATACATATCAGCAAGCCCAAGCCCTGATTGAAAAAGTCAAAGTGTCCCCTGAATCGATTCGTCCCACTGAACCCAATCATACCCATAATTAA
- a CDS encoding DUF6464 family protein, translating into MELESLLTEIILSHPRQSLGKIHLESRPQPGQHIEFNGETYRVLERHHHYQYKVGGYQLDKMSVYVQSAQRPEERSYLEGKWVIGDITCQYNARSELLRCAVNPEGPCEGCPDYQPIT; encoded by the coding sequence ATGGAGCTAGAGTCCCTTCTCACTGAGATTATATTGAGTCATCCCCGTCAGTCGTTGGGAAAAATTCATTTGGAGTCGAGACCACAACCTGGACAGCACATTGAATTTAACGGCGAAACCTATCGCGTTTTAGAACGCCATCACCATTATCAATATAAAGTGGGGGGATATCAGTTAGATAAAATGTCTGTTTATGTGCAATCAGCCCAACGACCAGAGGAAAGGAGTTATTTAGAAGGAAAGTGGGTGATTGGGGACATTACCTGTCAGTATAATGCGCGATCAGAATTGTTACGCTGTGCGGTCAATCCCGAAGGTCCTTGTGAGGGATGTCCCGATTATCAGCCCATTACCTGA
- the fmt gene encoding methionyl-tRNA formyltransferase, producing the protein MKIVFFGTPEFAVPTLEALLQHPEVDVAAVVTQPDKPKGRGKKLIPSPVKEVATRNDLPVLQPKRVKKDQEALQQLRDFNADAFIVTAYGQILSTEILEMPRLGCINVHGSILPQYRGAAPIQWSLYYGEAEVGVTTMLMDAGMDTGAMLETATTPVALLDNAETVGGRLAQIGGELLVQTLFRWEKGEIEATPQDDSLATYAPLIQKRDYVLDWSKSAIALHNQIRGFYPNCMTPLREEKIKILETIPLGEEYWSQLSDQYKPLIQQWDNLSAKTGEAGEIVAIVKKFGAIAQTGTGLLLLSKVQRSGKRPQSGWDFVNGMRLVQGETFR; encoded by the coding sequence ATGAAAATTGTTTTTTTTGGTACACCAGAGTTTGCTGTTCCCACTTTAGAAGCCTTACTCCAACATCCAGAGGTTGACGTTGCTGCGGTGGTTACTCAACCAGATAAACCAAAAGGGAGAGGGAAAAAATTGATTCCTTCTCCAGTGAAAGAAGTTGCAACCCGCAATGATTTACCTGTTTTACAACCGAAGCGGGTGAAGAAAGATCAAGAGGCGTTACAGCAGTTGCGGGATTTTAATGCGGATGCTTTTATTGTTACCGCTTATGGACAAATTCTCTCCACAGAAATTCTGGAAATGCCAAGGTTAGGCTGCATTAATGTCCATGGGTCGATTTTACCGCAATATCGCGGTGCAGCACCGATCCAATGGAGTTTATATTATGGTGAAGCGGAAGTGGGGGTGACGACAATGTTGATGGATGCGGGGATGGATACTGGGGCGATGTTAGAAACAGCAACTACCCCTGTGGCGTTGTTAGATAATGCAGAAACGGTGGGGGGAAGATTAGCACAAATTGGCGGTGAATTATTAGTTCAAACCCTGTTTCGTTGGGAGAAAGGAGAAATTGAAGCAACACCACAAGATGACAGTTTAGCCACTTACGCGCCATTAATTCAAAAAAGGGATTATGTTTTGGATTGGTCAAAAAGCGCGATCGCGCTGCATAATCAAATTCGGGGCTTTTATCCCAACTGCATGACCCCATTACGAGAAGAAAAGATCAAGATTCTAGAAACCATTCCCCTCGGCGAAGAGTATTGGTCACAACTTTCGGATCAATACAAACCCCTAATACAGCAATGGGATAATCTTTCAGCAAAAACAGGAGAAGCAGGAGAGATTGTCGCAATTGTCAAAAAATTTGGCGCGATCGCGCAAACAGGTACAGGCTTATTATTACTCTCAAAAGTACAACGGTCTGGAAAACGCCCCCAGTCAGGCTGGGATTTTGTCAACGGAATGCGATTAGTACAAGGGGAGACATTCAGGTAA
- a CDS encoding carbon dioxide-concentrating mechanism protein CcmK — protein sequence MSLDAVGSLETKGFPGVLAAADAMVKTGRVTLVGYIRAGSARFTIIIRGDVSEVKTAMDAGIHAVDKAYGAALETWVIIPRPHENVECVLPIAYNENVERFRESTERPLIGSSQNRS from the coding sequence ATGTCTTTAGATGCAGTCGGTAGTCTGGAAACAAAGGGCTTTCCAGGAGTTTTAGCCGCCGCCGATGCGATGGTAAAAACAGGACGAGTGACGCTGGTTGGTTATATTCGGGCGGGTAGTGCACGATTTACGATTATTATTCGCGGTGATGTTTCGGAAGTAAAAACCGCAATGGATGCGGGAATTCATGCGGTGGATAAGGCGTATGGTGCAGCTTTAGAAACTTGGGTGATTATTCCTCGTCCTCATGAGAATGTGGAGTGTGTCCTCCCCATTGCTTATAACGAAAATGTGGAACGCTTCCGAGAATCTACTGAACGTCCCCTCATTGGTTCGTCTCAAAATCGTAGCTAA
- a CDS encoding BMC domain-containing protein, translating to MPVAVGVIQTDGFPAVLAAADAMVKAASVTLVSFDKAERAQFYVAVRGPVSEVERSMEAGIAAAEETYNGTVITHYMIPNPPDNVETVMPIAYSDEVEPFRV from the coding sequence ATGCCAGTTGCTGTGGGCGTAATTCAAACAGATGGGTTTCCAGCCGTCTTAGCTGCTGCTGATGCGATGGTGAAAGCAGCATCAGTCACCCTAGTTTCTTTTGATAAAGCGGAAAGGGCTCAATTTTATGTGGCGGTACGCGGTCCCGTTTCAGAGGTAGAACGTTCGATGGAAGCGGGAATTGCTGCTGCTGAAGAAACTTACAACGGAACAGTCATTACCCATTATATGATTCCTAACCCCCCTGATAATGTGGAAACGGTGATGCCGATTGCGTATAGCGACGAAGTTGAACCGTTTCGAGTGTAG
- a CDS encoding helix-turn-helix domain-containing protein encodes MTFNQQSQWDSETNPESSNDYTLILKSLMETVKITNFKQLSERAGVSPKQIRNLRRGKVKSMRVEVLLALRSVLGVSVDELIALFSGETATSSREQFQRESLQIIESWLLQWPTAVSAIAQNPDLPAQRIIKLLNPLEKLLQSWGVERIGQVGEEVPYNPQQHQLLSGNVKPDSTVRVRYVGYRHGEKLLYRAQVEPID; translated from the coding sequence ATGACTTTTAATCAGCAATCGCAATGGGATTCTGAAACCAATCCTGAGAGCAGTAATGATTATACTCTGATATTAAAAAGTTTAATGGAAACCGTTAAAATTACTAATTTTAAGCAGTTGAGTGAAAGGGCTGGGGTCTCACCCAAACAAATCCGCAACTTGCGTCGGGGGAAGGTGAAGTCAATGCGGGTTGAGGTTTTGCTAGCGTTGAGATCTGTGTTGGGGGTGAGTGTTGATGAGTTAATTGCGTTATTTTCTGGGGAAACGGCTACTTCTTCTCGGGAACAGTTTCAGCGAGAAAGTTTACAAATCATTGAGTCTTGGTTATTACAGTGGCCCACTGCTGTCAGCGCGATCGCGCAAAACCCCGATTTACCCGCCCAACGCATTATTAAATTACTTAATCCCTTAGAAAAGTTACTTCAATCTTGGGGCGTGGAAAGAATTGGACAAGTGGGGGAAGAAGTCCCTTATAATCCTCAACAGCACCAACTGTTATCAGGAAATGTTAAACCCGACTCAACAGTGCGAGTGCGCTACGTTGGCTACCGACATGGTGAGAAACTTTTGTATCGAGCCCAAGTCGAACCCATAGATTAG
- a CDS encoding NblA/ycf18 family protein, with protein MELSLEQEFNVRSFESQVKQMSREQAQEFLVKLYEQMLARENMYKEFLKHEWGIDQGYSA; from the coding sequence ATGGAACTATCCTTAGAGCAAGAGTTCAACGTTCGCTCCTTTGAATCGCAAGTGAAGCAGATGAGTCGTGAACAAGCCCAAGAGTTTCTCGTGAAACTTTACGAACAGATGCTTGCACGAGAAAATATGTATAAAGAATTCCTCAAACATGAATGGGGAATCGATCAAGGCTACTCAGCATAG